In Actinomycetota bacterium, a single genomic region encodes these proteins:
- the fdxA gene encoding ferredoxin: MTYVICEPCVDIKDRACVEECPVDCIYEDAAQLFIHPQECVDCDACMPVCPVDAIFPADDVPGEWKPFTQMNADFFTQHPDASGGASQSPYAPALEG; the protein is encoded by the coding sequence ATGACTTATGTGATCTGCGAACCGTGCGTGGACATCAAGGACAGGGCCTGCGTCGAGGAGTGCCCCGTCGACTGCATCTACGAGGACGCCGCGCAGCTTTTCATCCACCCCCAGGAGTGCGTGGACTGTGACGCGTGCATGCCGGTCTGCCCGGTGGACGCCATCTTCCCCGCCGACGACGTCCCCGGGGAGTGGAAGCCGTTCACACAGATGAACGCGGACTTTTTCACCCAGCACCCGGACGCCTCGGGCGGCGCCTCCCAGAGCCCGTACGCGCCCGCCCTGGAGGGCTGA
- a CDS encoding pyridoxal-phosphate dependent enzyme, producing MVRLSEVQEAAGLLSGIAQRTPVLTSSSLSSRSSGTVLIKAEHLQRTGSFKIRGAYVRLCKLDDDQRKRGVVAASAGNHAQGVAWAASALGIRSTVVMPVFAPLQKVEATRRYGAQVELSGDTFEDSLRRAREIASECGSVLVHAFDDPWIMSGQGTVGLEICQDVKEADRVVVPLGGGGLISGVATAVKALCPSTKIIGVRPSSAPATIADGVAVKRPGDQTQPVIDALVDDIVSVDEDEISAAILFALERMKQVLEGAGALAVAGVLAGAVPTTGTSVLIASGGNIDPGLLMRVIRHGLSQAGRYLFVRLELTDRPGELQSVLTLLADKLVNVLSVVHHRAGASLAVGAVDVELLLETRNRDHATEVVRALGQAGYSVRL from the coding sequence ATGGTCCGGCTGTCGGAGGTCCAGGAGGCGGCCGGGCTGCTTTCGGGCATTGCCCAGCGGACGCCCGTGCTCACCTCCTCGAGCCTTTCGTCGCGAAGCTCCGGAACGGTCCTCATCAAAGCCGAGCATCTGCAGAGGACCGGGTCGTTCAAGATCCGGGGCGCCTATGTCCGGCTGTGCAAGCTCGACGACGACCAGCGCAAGCGCGGCGTCGTGGCGGCCAGCGCCGGCAACCACGCCCAGGGCGTCGCCTGGGCGGCGTCGGCGCTCGGTATCCGGTCGACGGTGGTGATGCCCGTCTTCGCACCGCTGCAGAAGGTCGAGGCGACGAGGCGGTACGGGGCGCAGGTCGAGCTGTCCGGGGACACCTTCGAGGACTCCCTGCGCCGGGCCAGGGAGATCGCTTCGGAGTGCGGCAGCGTCCTTGTCCACGCCTTTGACGACCCCTGGATCATGTCCGGACAGGGGACGGTGGGACTGGAGATCTGCCAGGACGTGAAGGAGGCAGACCGGGTCGTGGTCCCACTGGGCGGCGGCGGCCTCATCTCGGGCGTCGCCACGGCGGTCAAGGCTCTGTGCCCGTCAACCAAGATCATCGGCGTGCGGCCGTCGTCGGCTCCGGCGACCATCGCCGACGGCGTCGCCGTCAAGCGCCCCGGCGATCAGACGCAGCCGGTCATAGATGCCCTGGTGGACGACATCGTCAGCGTCGACGAGGACGAGATCAGCGCGGCGATTCTTTTCGCCCTGGAGCGGATGAAGCAGGTGCTCGAGGGGGCCGGGGCACTGGCGGTGGCCGGCGTTCTGGCCGGGGCCGTGCCCACCACGGGCACCAGCGTCCTGATCGCCTCCGGCGGCAACATCGACCCGGGCCTGCTGATGCGGGTCATCCGTCACGGCCTGTCGCAGGCCGGACGGTACCTGTTCGTGCGCTTGGAGCTGACGGACCGTCCCGGAGAGCTGCAGAGCGTCCTCACCCTGCTCGCCGACAAGCTCGTGAACGTCCTTTCGGTCGTCCACCACCGCGCGGGCGCCTCACTGGCCGTCGGAGCGGTGGACGTGGAGCTGCTCCTGGAGACGCGGAACCGAGACCACGCGACCGAGGTCGTGCGCGCGCTCGGCCAGGCCGGTTACAGCGTGCGCCTCTGA
- a CDS encoding twin-arginine translocase TatA/TatE family subunit, producing MRFLGGPEVLLVVLLIVLLFGASRLPRLARSMREARDEFEKGRTDSRDESEKGGTGSRDLSRESRTVPQPPAAADESA from the coding sequence ATGAGATTTCTCGGTGGCCCGGAAGTGCTCCTCGTAGTTTTGCTGATCGTCCTGCTGTTCGGCGCCAGCCGGCTACCCAGGCTTGCCCGGTCGATGCGGGAGGCCCGCGACGAGTTCGAAAAGGGCAGGACGGACTCGCGGGACGAGTCCGAAAAGGGCGGGACAGGGTCGCGGGACCTGTCCAGGGAGAGCAGAACGGTGCCCCAGCCGCCGGCGGCGGCAGACGAAAGTGCCTGA
- a CDS encoding CoA-transferase — protein MDDPAARAALVARGPDKVATLASAVKDHVRPGDHIHFTSGLSRPQASCMQLLRTFAGTSPGFTLSCMSLAGPYVLLVSEGLVADVICAFHGDTLPTPGPNPLLQRTHAEGAFTLSCWSILSFTQRLLAGALGLPWMPTRSLAGSSMQANAEVLELDGTLAVRALVPDVAFVHAVAADRYGNVLLGAPFGDLCLGAWGARRGAIVTVEKVVEPEVVAAHPVHMRLPGNRVLAVAEVPFGAHPGPLFAEGLRDLVEPYAEDPDFWTGFRRACRDPGEMADWRSQWVDTTHDGYLARLGQERLELLRDRAAPQEPSPRPGPLRAGAAAPREAAPAAAGPAPADDPAPTEAEMAVVAGARALAARVRKLGLRTVLAGVGLSNLSAWLARADLAAQGTPLDLMVELGLYDYLPPLGDPLLVSNRTAATATGLGSVLDILGLALSATASAGILGAGQVDRRGNINSSVTADGRLLVGSGGSNDVASICRDVVVVCVQSKDRFVHEVPYVTAPGRPVSVVATQAGLYERVDGELVLSAVFGDLADGVARARDECGWALRVAGEVRILDDPLAHEVALIRAYDPSGWYVGRPSRR, from the coding sequence GTGGACGATCCGGCCGCACGCGCTGCCCTGGTGGCCCGGGGGCCAGACAAGGTGGCGACTCTGGCCAGCGCGGTCAAGGACCACGTGCGGCCCGGCGATCACATCCACTTCACGTCGGGCCTGAGCCGTCCCCAGGCGTCGTGCATGCAGCTGCTGCGGACCTTCGCCGGCACCAGCCCCGGGTTCACGCTTTCGTGCATGTCGCTGGCCGGGCCCTACGTTCTGCTGGTCTCCGAGGGCCTTGTGGCGGATGTGATCTGCGCCTTCCACGGCGACACGCTGCCCACGCCGGGACCCAACCCCCTGCTGCAGAGGACGCACGCCGAAGGCGCTTTCACGCTGAGCTGCTGGTCCATCCTGTCGTTCACCCAGCGGCTCCTTGCAGGTGCGCTAGGCCTCCCGTGGATGCCCACCCGGTCCCTGGCCGGGTCGTCGATGCAGGCCAACGCCGAGGTGCTGGAGTTGGACGGGACCCTGGCGGTGCGCGCCCTGGTCCCGGACGTCGCCTTTGTCCACGCCGTCGCCGCGGACCGGTACGGAAACGTGCTTCTCGGCGCCCCGTTCGGGGACCTGTGCCTCGGCGCGTGGGGGGCCAGGCGGGGCGCGATAGTGACCGTCGAGAAGGTCGTCGAGCCGGAGGTGGTCGCGGCCCACCCCGTCCACATGAGGCTTCCCGGCAACCGGGTGCTTGCGGTCGCGGAGGTGCCGTTCGGGGCCCACCCCGGCCCCCTTTTCGCCGAGGGGCTGCGGGACCTGGTCGAGCCGTACGCGGAGGATCCGGACTTCTGGACCGGGTTCAGGCGCGCCTGCAGGGACCCCGGTGAGATGGCGGACTGGCGCTCGCAATGGGTGGACACCACCCACGACGGCTACCTCGCGCGCCTGGGGCAGGAACGCTTGGAGTTGCTGCGCGACCGCGCCGCCCCGCAGGAGCCGTCGCCTCGACCGGGACCACTTCGCGCCGGCGCCGCTGCCCCGCGCGAGGCGGCGCCCGCCGCGGCCGGACCCGCACCCGCGGACGATCCCGCCCCTACCGAGGCGGAGATGGCGGTCGTCGCCGGCGCCCGGGCCCTCGCCGCCCGCGTGCGGAAGCTCGGCCTCCGGACGGTGCTCGCGGGCGTGGGGCTGTCGAACCTGTCGGCGTGGCTGGCACGGGCGGATCTCGCGGCCCAGGGGACGCCACTGGATCTGATGGTGGAGCTGGGCCTGTACGACTACCTGCCGCCGCTCGGCGACCCGCTGCTGGTTTCCAACCGGACCGCGGCCACCGCGACCGGACTGGGCAGCGTCCTGGACATCCTGGGCCTGGCGCTGTCCGCCACCGCCTCCGCCGGGATCCTGGGGGCCGGACAGGTCGACCGCCGCGGCAACATCAACTCGTCGGTCACTGCCGACGGCCGGTTGCTCGTCGGGTCCGGGGGGTCCAACGATGTTGCCTCCATCTGCCGCGACGTGGTGGTTGTGTGCGTGCAGTCCAAGGACCGGTTCGTCCACGAGGTGCCGTACGTCACCGCGCCGGGACGTCCGGTGAGCGTGGTCGCCACTCAGGCCGGGCTCTACGAGCGGGTGGACGGCGAGCTGGTCCTGTCCGCCGTGTTCGGCGACTTGGCCGACGGGGTGGCCCGAGCCCGCGACGAGTGCGGCTGGGCCCTGCGGGTGGCTGGCGAGGTGAGGATCCTCGACGACCCCTTGGCGCACGAGGTGGCGCTGATCAGGGCCTACGACCCGTCCGGGTGGTATGTGGGGCGGCCGTCCCGCCGTTAA
- a CDS encoding Mrp/NBP35 family ATP-binding protein, with product MDAMRPAPAPGPDIPFSRPDSRTMVIGISSGKGGVGKSTVTTNVAAAMALRGHSVGVMDADIWGFSIPRMFGLRGQRPSGSDGMIEPLERNGVKVISIGFFLEREEDPLMFRGPMLHKALEQFLTDIRWGDDLDYLLIDLPPGTGDIVISLATFLPAMGMVVVTTPQPVAQKVAERAANGTNKVKLRVLGVVENMAGEIFGSGGGGQLAETLGVPLYGSIPLIPELRESSDAGEPFVWTNPDHPVTQSFLEIGDALTKFRPRRRLSVSGTGGRGGNGKPRPR from the coding sequence ATGGACGCCATGCGTCCGGCCCCCGCTCCCGGCCCGGACATCCCATTCAGCCGCCCCGACAGCCGGACGATGGTCATCGGCATCTCGTCCGGCAAGGGCGGCGTGGGCAAGTCCACCGTCACCACCAACGTCGCCGCGGCCATGGCTCTGAGGGGGCACAGCGTCGGGGTCATGGACGCCGACATCTGGGGGTTCTCCATCCCGCGGATGTTCGGACTGCGCGGGCAGCGTCCGTCCGGATCGGACGGGATGATCGAGCCACTGGAGCGAAACGGCGTCAAGGTCATCTCCATCGGCTTCTTCCTGGAGCGCGAGGAGGACCCGCTGATGTTCCGGGGGCCGATGCTCCACAAGGCGCTCGAGCAGTTCCTCACGGACATCAGGTGGGGCGACGACCTGGACTACCTGCTCATCGACCTGCCGCCCGGCACCGGCGACATCGTGATCTCGCTGGCGACCTTTCTGCCGGCCATGGGCATGGTCGTGGTCACGACCCCGCAGCCCGTGGCCCAAAAGGTCGCCGAACGCGCCGCCAACGGCACGAACAAGGTGAAGCTGCGGGTGCTGGGAGTCGTGGAGAACATGGCGGGTGAGATCTTCGGGTCCGGAGGTGGCGGGCAGCTCGCCGAGACCCTCGGCGTCCCTTTGTACGGCTCGATCCCCCTCATCCCCGAGTTGCGCGAGTCGTCGGACGCCGGCGAGCCGTTCGTGTGGACCAACCCGGACCATCCTGTCACGCAGTCGTTTTTGGAGATTGGCGACGCCCTGACCAAGTTCCGTCCCCGAAGGAGGCTGTCTGTCAGCGGCACCGGGGGCCGGGGCGGCAACGGAAAGCCACGTCCCCGCTGA
- a CDS encoding LLM class flavin-dependent oxidoreductase: MKVGVALPHYDQPGAPADMQRVVDVSRECERLGFDSVWVSDHLVFDLAKYGGSADPIGCLEPLTTLAVLARETSRVRLGTMVLCNELRHPALVAKAAASIDLASAGRLELGIGAGWYERDFLPFGISMPRPGVRLARLAESVEVLKGLLSGRPFSWSGRHYRIDDAVMMPPPAQRPRPAIWVGGKGDRAVALAGRVGDGWNAAWFSDPAAYKDRIRRLGGSKVRRSIGQYAQGSAQEMVDRLQAFAALGVEHAVMCFGTVPFALDDPDDVARFASDVLPHVRGA; encoded by the coding sequence ATGAAGGTGGGCGTCGCCCTGCCCCACTACGACCAGCCGGGGGCCCCCGCGGACATGCAGCGGGTGGTGGACGTGTCTCGGGAGTGCGAGCGGCTGGGCTTTGACTCGGTGTGGGTGTCCGACCACCTCGTGTTCGACCTCGCGAAGTACGGGGGCTCCGCCGACCCCATCGGCTGCCTCGAGCCGCTGACGACGCTGGCCGTGCTGGCCCGGGAGACGTCGCGGGTGCGCCTCGGGACGATGGTGCTGTGCAACGAGCTGCGACACCCGGCCCTCGTGGCCAAGGCTGCGGCGTCCATCGACCTGGCTTCCGCCGGCCGGCTGGAGCTCGGAATCGGAGCCGGCTGGTACGAACGCGACTTCCTTCCCTTCGGAATCTCCATGCCGCGCCCAGGGGTCCGGCTGGCGCGCCTGGCGGAGTCGGTGGAGGTCCTGAAGGGCCTGCTGTCGGGCCGGCCGTTCTCGTGGTCGGGACGCCACTACCGGATCGACGACGCGGTGATGATGCCGCCGCCGGCCCAGCGGCCCCGTCCGGCCATCTGGGTGGGAGGCAAGGGCGATCGTGCCGTGGCGCTGGCGGGCCGGGTGGGCGACGGCTGGAACGCCGCCTGGTTCTCCGACCCCGCCGCCTACAAAGACCGGATCAGGCGGCTCGGCGGGTCGAAGGTGCGCCGGTCGATCGGCCAGTACGCGCAGGGCAGCGCGCAGGAGATGGTGGACCGGCTTCAGGCCTTCGCGGCGCTGGGGGTGGAGCACGCCGTCATGTGCTTCGGCACGGTGCCGTTCGCGCTGGACGACCCGGACGACGTGGCCAGGTTCGCATCGGACGTCCTGCCCCACGTCCGGGGGGCCTAG